In Romeriopsis navalis LEGE 11480, the genomic stretch CCTACGATGAGGTGGTGGAGAATGGTAAAACCGTTTATCGGGAAAAGAAAAGTCCCAATGGGATCCTGCCAACACTGAAGAGTTTCTTTGCGAACGCCCAACAGAGCACCTGGGTCGCCTGGAAGCAAGTAGATGACAGCAACCGCGATTCCTTCCAATCGCGCATGACGATCGATGGCTTAGGCGATCGTTGTGTCGTGATGCGCGTACCCCTGGAGGAACAGCAAGTCCAGGACTTTTACTACATCACCTCGAAAGAGGCCTGCTGGCCATTGCTGCACTCGTTCCCGTGGCAATTTGAGGAATCTTCTTCGAACTGGGATAACTTCCGTGAAGTGAATAAGGTGTTTGCCCAGGCAGCGATCGATGCGGCGGCAGATGATGCACTGATTTGGATTCATGACTACAACTTGTGGTTAGCGCCGTACTTCATTCGGCAACAGCGGCCGAATGCCAAAATCGTCTTCTTCCACCACACGCCGTTCCCCAGCTCAGATGTGTTCAATATCCTGCCTTGGCGCGAGGAAATTGTCGAAAGTCTGTTGAGCTGCGATGTTTGTGGTTTCCATATTCCGCGCTACTCGGAAGACTTCGTTGGCGTGGCTCGCAGTATGCGCGAGGTAGAAGTGGTCAAACGCGAACCCGTGACCGAGAATTTTGTCCCCCGAGGCTTGGCGCTCTCGGAGCCGGATATGGTTACACAACTGCGCTACAAAGGGCGAATTGTGCATCTTTCGGCTTCCCCGGTGGGAACTAATCCCGGATTTGTGCGCAGTGTGGTGGCAGACGAAGAGACCAAAGCCAAAGTCAAAAAAATTCGCGCTGATCTGGGCGATCGTAAACTCATCGTTGCGGCCAGTCGGG encodes the following:
- the ggpS gene encoding glucosylglycerol-phosphate synthase, with the protein product MSENTKSSLVILYHREPYDEVVENGKTVYREKKSPNGILPTLKSFFANAQQSTWVAWKQVDDSNRDSFQSRMTIDGLGDRCVVMRVPLEEQQVQDFYYITSKEACWPLLHSFPWQFEESSSNWDNFREVNKVFAQAAIDAAADDALIWIHDYNLWLAPYFIRQQRPNAKIVFFHHTPFPSSDVFNILPWREEIVESLLSCDVCGFHIPRYSEDFVGVARSMREVEVVKREPVTENFVPRGLALSEPDMVTQLRYKGRIVHLSASPVGTNPGFVRSVVADEETKAKVKKIRADLGDRKLIVAASRVDYVKGIIELLDCYERLLIRRPEMLGKVSLVVAVAPAASGMRIYSETQEAIEKTVGRINGRFNQLDWRPIDFYTSNLGIKGINAFYKAADIAWITPLRDGLNLVGKEYVAARGDDGGVLILSEFVGSSVELPDAVPVNPYSTESMDKALDIALAMPIEEQKERMARMTKSVDTYDVDWWAEHLMEPAKTTGDNA